In the genome of Rhodobium gokarnense, one region contains:
- a CDS encoding glycoside hydrolase family 25 protein, whose amino-acid sequence MRKLVIAAVALIVLGAGGYWYYMTYEPSRMRFPVQGIDVSHHQGAIDWQRAAEDGVDFAYIKATEGGDFTDPNFADNWQGARAAGIPVGAYHFYSFCRDPKEQAAHFVATVPRETGTLPPAVDVEFEGNCDEEPARDDFVIGMLAFLEVVDAHFGTKTVIYASRDSYKKLVGGRFLDRPFWFRSIVSAPVLNERMWTFWQYHDRGSRAGIDGNVDLDAFAGTEEEFRGLLLKPAE is encoded by the coding sequence ATGCGCAAACTCGTCATCGCCGCCGTCGCGCTCATCGTTCTCGGGGCAGGGGGCTATTGGTACTACATGACTTATGAGCCCTCGCGGATGCGCTTTCCGGTCCAGGGGATCGATGTCTCACACCACCAGGGCGCCATCGATTGGCAGCGGGCGGCGGAGGACGGCGTCGATTTCGCCTATATCAAGGCGACCGAGGGCGGCGACTTCACCGATCCGAATTTTGCCGACAACTGGCAGGGCGCCCGGGCCGCCGGAATTCCCGTCGGCGCCTATCATTTCTACTCCTTCTGCCGCGACCCCAAGGAGCAGGCGGCCCATTTCGTCGCCACCGTGCCGCGCGAGACGGGAACGCTGCCGCCGGCCGTCGACGTGGAGTTCGAGGGCAATTGCGACGAGGAGCCGGCGCGCGACGATTTCGTCATCGGCATGCTCGCCTTCCTGGAAGTCGTCGATGCGCATTTCGGTACCAAGACGGTGATCTACGCCTCGCGGGACTCCTACAAGAAGCTCGTCGGCGGGCGTTTCCTCGACCGGCCGTTCTGGTTCCGCTCGATCGTCTCCGCGCCGGTCCTCAACGAACGCATGTGGACCTTCTGGCAGTACCACGACCGCGGCAGCCGCGCCGGCATCGACGGCAATGTCGATCTCGATGCCTTTGCCGGGACGGAGGAAGAGTTCCGGGGGCTGCTCCTGAAGCCGGCGGAATAG
- the mgtE gene encoding magnesium transporter, whose amino-acid sequence MADTDTVERPQEDAALVPAARDEEGNLSQEFVEFVGAAVEADDADRLKALTEDLHEADLADLIDALHPANQSKLVRLLGRDFDFVALTELDDAVRVRILDELPPEAVAEGMRELDSDDAAHILEDLDEPDKDAILEQMSFVERLQLQRVLEYPEESAGRRMQTDFIAVPPFWTVGQTIDYLREAEELPEEFYQIFVVDPGFRLQGTLPLDALLRSKRPQKISEIMRGSPYLVSATDDQEEVAHLFERYNLISAAVTDDSERLVGVIHIDDIVDVIQEEVDEDIKRMAGIGDEEVSDSILATVKSRFTWLLVNLATAVLASLVIGLFDATIQQMVALAVLMPIVASMGGNAGTQTMTVAVRALATRDIDIFNARRIISREAIVGFLNGVLFAVVIGVIAAVWFDNVGLGGVIAAAMVVNMVAAGLFGILIPLTLNKLRVDPAIASGVFVTTVTDVVGFFAFLSFAAWWFGLA is encoded by the coding sequence GTGGCCGACACCGACACCGTCGAACGACCGCAGGAGGATGCCGCCCTTGTCCCGGCCGCCCGGGACGAGGAAGGCAACCTGTCGCAGGAGTTCGTCGAGTTCGTCGGCGCCGCCGTCGAGGCCGACGATGCCGACCGGCTGAAGGCGCTCACCGAAGACCTCCACGAGGCGGACCTTGCCGACCTCATCGACGCGCTGCACCCGGCGAACCAGTCGAAGCTGGTCCGGCTGCTCGGCCGCGACTTCGATTTCGTCGCGCTGACCGAGCTCGACGATGCGGTGCGCGTGCGCATCCTCGACGAGTTGCCGCCCGAGGCCGTCGCCGAAGGCATGCGCGAGCTCGATTCCGACGATGCCGCGCACATCCTGGAAGACCTCGACGAGCCGGACAAGGACGCGATCCTGGAGCAGATGTCGTTCGTCGAACGGCTGCAGCTGCAACGGGTCCTGGAATATCCGGAAGAATCCGCCGGCCGGCGGATGCAGACCGACTTCATCGCCGTGCCGCCGTTCTGGACGGTCGGCCAGACGATCGACTATCTGCGCGAGGCGGAGGAACTGCCGGAGGAGTTCTACCAGATTTTTGTCGTCGACCCCGGGTTCCGACTGCAGGGTACGCTGCCGCTCGACGCGCTCTTGCGCTCCAAGCGGCCGCAGAAGATCTCCGAGATCATGCGCGGCTCGCCCTATCTGGTCTCCGCGACCGACGACCAGGAGGAGGTGGCGCACCTCTTCGAGCGCTACAACCTCATCTCGGCCGCCGTCACCGACGATTCGGAGCGCCTCGTCGGCGTCATCCACATCGACGACATCGTCGACGTCATCCAGGAAGAGGTCGACGAGGACATCAAGCGCATGGCCGGTATCGGCGACGAGGAGGTCTCCGACTCCATCCTCGCCACCGTCAAGAGCCGCTTCACCTGGCTGCTGGTCAACCTGGCGACCGCCGTGCTCGCTTCGCTGGTCATCGGCCTGTTCGATGCCACGATCCAGCAGATGGTGGCACTCGCCGTCTTGATGCCGATCGTTGCCTCCATGGGCGGCAATGCCGGCACCCAGACCATGACGGTCGCGGTGCGCGCGCTCGCCACCCGCGACATCGACATCTTCAATGCCCGACGAATCATCTCCCGCGAGGCGATCGTGGGGTTCCTCAACGGCGTCCTCTTTGCCGTGGTCATCGGCGTCATCGCCGCGGTCTGGTTCGACAATGTCGGGCTCGGCGGCGTCATTGCGGCGGCGATGGTCGTCAACATGGTGGCTGCAGGGCTTTTCGGCATCCTGATCCCGCTGACCCTCAACAAGCTCCGCGTCGACCCGGCGATCGCCTCCGGCGTGTTCGTCACCACGGTCACCGACGTCGTCGGCTTTTTCGCGTTCCTCAGCTTCGCTGCCTGGTGGTTCGGGCTCGCCTGA